One part of the Phaenicophaeus curvirostris isolate KB17595 chromosome 2, BPBGC_Pcur_1.0, whole genome shotgun sequence genome encodes these proteins:
- the LOC138717273 gene encoding protein aveugle-like, which yields MDTPVQNGAEAPPEGCPVAEAPPEGCPAAERALWEQRPAGQWTVAEVGAWLAARSGAEELADLAWEHAVSGRVLLRLTEGSLRRMGVTPRSRRRELLRELLQLRLQQELEELLSIVGE from the exons ATGGACACCCCAGTGCAGAATGGGGCTGAGGCACCGCCAGAGGGATGCCCAGTGGCAGAGGCACCGCCGGAGGGATGTCCAGCGGCTGAG AGGGCCCTGTGGGAGCAGCGCCCAGCAGGGCAGTGGACGGTGGCGGAGGTGGGTGCCTGGCTGGCAGCGCGGAGTGGAGCTGAGGAGCTGGCGGATCTGGCCTGGGAGCACGCCGTGTCTGGCCGGGTCCTGCTGCGGCTGACGGAGGGGAGCCTGCGGCGCATGGGGGTGACACCGCGGAGCCGGCGCAGGGAGCTGCTGCGGGAGCTACTGCAGCTGcggctgcagcaggagctcgAGGAGCTGCTGAGCATTGTTGGCG AGTGA
- the LOC138717218 gene encoding interferon-induced very large GTPase 1-like, producing the protein MGSQEDIPEDEKAFLAKKLLAEACEKEGLDDGYWVPKLSETLGVKSREALKHLQYEDYLKLECQVRHPWEAKALQKLLEIMDKTPTFEELQKKRLEMTKQRQEEAKLALMELKEMHTSHSNSNDDIRKKEEALWQALEIPKECWVSPEKSTLKLLEKIQKQLEQQESSVCKGENVSDVEVLRRASGGLALQGIYRTSSLADALEKRDQLIRIPDGFKLTGPEQGSLLETKEFSSSAAEATFSKSMEQLGFSISISAKVGLWGFHGEADVNYSRSSQSEDTCQARSEHSYICTTKYHYIPLASCYFQKHQLLLSDAALRELQNIEYLLSITQEADRPNMLRSRCASFFNRFGSHVNQGPLHFGGIFWWKASVEGFRAEQREEMKRQASEALNGYIGASFSLFGVNTTVNFSKSKSQASFQGKDERSAQTELQLYVTNTGGPSETDCLPQWKSGLVTNNTTWCVIDRGFQLIPVWDIILFNHSSDFKSVCQLSSCLRTEYEALTHQSVSTMFGEELVSAVEEARAFMEFMKAWEATVDERKLLKLIHFKQNLNEKTKNHSVWINVCLSDKALQEFLVNTVQFCKESPPENIIYIKSLLRCLLEPHVYSVKDFPRSSFIMQWIFHTEDTHSETPNVSELKDLLETLQQMKEHIQEVTYAPETSASAVHEAKIKATLTASLAVYSLLQFLQERAQKDIELLVLLITTSTGYQVERNTFQYLLGCPQINFMINEIEMGHKDYLDLKEQDDYRAQAFLLLTGLTVAPEHKEMSFEKKSERLAFMEDQMKNLWSTEIKTLLKKHSGFKDWETLESDLHSLISGRLDETCDEMNKHSIIKDMEDTFQKAEPSSQSESKLECSKSTANQASTNQEFLHLLKRLGLESHYPRKMRTEDFHIIHMSLHDSQPSKDSELPFYFLQKLLTVDYRVRYLTCKDESNPGLGTVPKPTEQEHEASDSFDDFFTDFEEEASESATTDSCVHPMDLQMAIFHCADDFMRQYISTKLAFCQFALPLLVPNPCTSQIEFPLWSLSQIKRSWKGVEKSGRINSYKNKLIYQAETPIVSFIRIGHSPSSSKSQILNALLSKKHDTFFHRHCKGSTKDCLLMKGVVEIYWYCPRGSDDDSFDCCVAFCNLHGDARDHEAQLQFLHEISAVNVAFISESDQSDKTGMKILRDLWQSQKPLICLFTEKENAAVGRSNQNIKIGIKNKNEAELMGELTKTIRNLLEGSNVLFSLDACVDRARNHGFLVDEDTDACVTAKENAKALVNLLKREKLFEIKSQLLPLQGKLWYMWCKKDKELTRLQEKRNKSIEHHRSQIELEKSQIRRKQREQAFPLNELMKSVLTFLQSQPADTKKYFLQWMKVFMDDLSSDHLDELKRKYHELWSKILAIKQSNEKNILKTKLLRELDALSNEINDSSIGLEHILREVGQIYEALESVNSEDKCFVRLPEIAANLMISGYPIELMDGDASYVPLRWVGAIFDRLIEKLGDKRVFVLSVLGIQSTGKSTLLNAMFGLQFNVSAGRCTRGAFMQLIKVDEKLQQDLGFDYMLVVDTEGLRAIEMANKQSLNHDNELAAFVIGIGNMTLINIFGENPSEMQDVLQIAVQAFLRMKQVKLSPSCLFVHQNVGEITAKEQNMEGQRRLQEKLDDMTMTAAQQEFCDVSCFSDVIHFDVNTHIHYFAHLWEGNPPMAPPNPTYSQNVQELKCKILQAAKKSQGSILNLSSLNVRISDLWNALLNENFVFSFKNSVEIAAYKQLETAFSQWTWKLRSHILDLQMKLENKVQNGGLQTITIEDLENQVQETNDDIMKHMEKYFSENRDCEILIQWRNSTEMKLKDLKESLLKETKKKCENLIELKRNQCKLDERKSEYENKLLKKSRQLALTLKGQSLSERELGDHFLSLWAHWVTEVSSAAPPLEQANIDVEIEDVLLDRFKEPNLHTRIRTFPSSRVFPFNLEKHVTKKRSWKFFAKNIDDVDMNNIRYITDNITTCVKANIDKKEMEKRDYSRSFIHEILNEVEKGMNCVPSSGNYSLNKDYKIDLSLFLCKMASERFKAMQAAFRKANDPAVYLESKREVFFKCFQISCQGATSITMFASFLCDKIAPALHEVVYERTALAIAQDMKGKIPDFTGNRSSLEVCILRYLAEEENFEKFKEYLSSPESFFKNYIKMRVEMYCLDKNRRLEKFLDDSLTHYYENIQSAVFTSTNVVKDRKDRNDKISLWLDEFCNTLKEVLRLPRSELKGIEHQEITDIEFLNNAMTEALAPLKDRLKGKFADADLSSFATQPHTILADQFAGCWEQCPFCGAVCTNTMPKHDGQHQVVFHRPQVLQRYKWHKTDNLVIDICSSSVASNCLFRIGEDKWIPYKTYWEAGPPYSTWNILADPSMQAYWKWFVSHFRTELEKRYNGKFHGKGEIPASWNTITKQEVLKELEKPGMAKLI; encoded by the coding sequence ATGGGTTCACAGGAGGACATTCCAGAGGATGAAAAGGCATTTCTTGCTAAAAAACTACTAGCAGAAGCATGTGAGAAAGAAGGACTGGATGATGGATACTGGGTCCCCAAACTGTCTGAGACACTGGGAGTCAAGTCTAGAGAAGCCCTGAAGCATCTGCAATATGAAGATTACCTTAAGCTGGAGTGCCAAGTACGGCATCCCTGGGAAGCAAAGGCACTCCAAAAGCTCCTGGAAATAATGGACAAAACCCCAACTTTTGAGGAGCTGCAGAAGAAGCGCTTGGAGATGACAAAACAGAGACAAGAAGAGGCCAAGCTGGCTCTGATGGAGCTGAAAGAAATGCACACCAGCCACAGCAACAGCAATGAtgatataagaaagaaagaggaggctCTGTGGCAAGCTTTAGAGATTCCCAAAGAGTGCTGGGTATCACCAGAGAAGTCAACGTTGAAGTTGCTGGAGAAAATCCAGAAGCAGCTGGAACAGCAGGAGTCGTCAGTGTGCAAGGGTGAGAATGTCTCTGATGTGGAGGTCCTGAGGCGGGCATCAGGGGGACTGGCCCTGCAGGGCATTTACAGGACCAGCAGCCTTGCGGATGCACTGGAAAAGCGAGACCAGCTCATCAGGATTCCTGATGGATTCAAACTTACTGGTCCAGAGCAAGGATCGCTGCTTGAGACAAAGGagttctcctcctctgcagcagaaGCCACTTTCAGCAAGTCCATGGAGCAGCTGGGGTTCAGCATCAGCATTTCTGCCAAAGTCGGGCTTTGGGGGTTTCATGGTGAAGCTGATGTGAATTATAGCAGGTCCTCGCAGTCGGAAGATACCTGCCAGGCCCGCTCTGAGCACAGCTACATTTGCACCACCAAGTACCACTACATCCCTCTGGCCTCCTGCTACTTCCAAAAGCATCAGCTTCTCCTCTCAGATGCAGCCCTGCGGGAGCTGCAAAACATCGAGTATCTTTTGAGCATCACTCAGGAAGCGGACAGACCCAACATGCTGAGAAGCAGGTGCGCGAGCTTCTTCAACAGGTTTGGGTCCCATGTAAACCAGGGTCCCCTCCACTTTGGGGGGATATTCTGGTGGAAAGCATCCGTGGAAGGGTTCAGAGCTGAGCAGCGGGAAGAGATGAAGCGGCAAGCATCTGAAGCTCTGAATGGCTACATCGGGGCCAGCTTCAGCCTCTTCGGTGTCAACACAACAGTGAATTTTTCAAAATCCAAGTCACAGGCTTCTTTTCAGGGAAAAGATGAAAGGAGTGCCCAAACGGAGCTTCAGCTCTACGTGACCAACACAGGGGGGCCCTCAGAGACTGATTGTCTTCCTCAGTGGAAATCAGGGCTTGTAACTAATAACACAACCTGGTGTGTTATTGACCGAGGCTTTCAGCTGATCCCCGTGTGGGATATAATCCTGTTCAATCACAGCAGTGACTTTAAATCTGTCTGTCAACTGAGCAGCTGCCTCAGGACTGAGTATGAGGCGCTAACGCATCAGAGCGTCAGCACCATGTTTGGAGAGGAACTGGTCAGTGCAGTGGAAGAGGCCAGAGCTTTCATGGAGTTCATGAAGGCCTGGGAGGCGACAGTGGATGAAAGGAAACTGCTCAAGCTGATACATTTCAAACAGAATCTGaatgaaaaaaccaaaaaccataGTGTCTGGATCAATGTATGCCTGTCAGACAAAGCGCTGCAGGAGTTCCTGGTGAATACCGTTCAGTTTTGCAAGGAGTCACCTCCGGAAAACATCATCTATATCAAGTCTCTGTTGAGATGCCTCCTGGAGCCTCATGTCTATTCTGTCAAGGACTTCCCCAGGTCTTCCTTCATTATGCAATGGATCTTCCACACCGAGGACACGCATTCTGAAACTCCCAATGTTTCCGAGCTTAAAGATCTCCTCGAGACACTGCAGCAAATGAAGGAGCACATCCAGGAAGTCACCTATGCACCAGAAACCTCTGCATCTGCTGTTCACGAAGCAAAGATAAAAGCCACCTTGACTGCAAGCCTAGCTGTTTATTCCTTactccagtttctccaggaaaGGGCCCAGAAAGACATAGAACTCTTGGTGCTCTTAATTACGACCAGCACGGGATACCAGGTGGAAAGGAACACTTTTCAGTACCTCCTTGGGTGTCCACAAATTAACTTCATgataaatgaaatagaaatgGGACATAAGGATTATCTGGATCTGAAGGAGCAAGATGATTACAGAGCGCaagctttcctgctgctgaCAGGTCTCACTGTAGCACCTGAACATAAGGAAATGTCCTTTGAGAAGAAGAGTGAGCGTCTAGCTTTCATGGAAGATCAAATGAAAAACTTATGGTCCACAGAGATAAAAACTCTCCTCAAAAAACACAGTGGGTTCAAAGACTGGGAGACGCTGGAAAGCGACTTGCATTCTTTGATCAGTGGGCGCTTGGATGAGACATGTGATGAAATGAATAAACACAGTATAATCAAAGACATGGAAGACACTTTTCAAAAGGCAGAGCCTTCCAGTCAGTCTGAATCCAAATTAGAATGCAGCAAATCCACAGCAAATCAAGCCAGTACAAACCAAGAGTTCCTCCACTTGCTTAAGCGCCTTGGACTAGAAAGTCACTATCCAAGAAAAATGAGGACAGAAGATTTCCACATCATACACATGTCTTTACATGACAGCCAGCCCAGCAAGGACAGTGAACTACCATTTTACTTCTTGCAAAAGCTATTAACTGTGGATTATCGGGTGAGGTACCTGACTTGCAAGGACGAGAGCAACCCAGGACTCGGCACAGTGCCAAAACCCACAGAGCAAGAGCACGAAGCCTCTGATTCCTTCGATGATTTTTTCACTGATTTCGAGGAAGAAGCCTCTGAATCTGCCACCACAGACAGTTGTGTGCACCCCATGGACCTCCAGATGGCAATTTTTCATTGTGCAGATGACTTCATGAGACAGTACATTTCAACAAAGCTCGCTTTCTGCCAATTTGCATTACCTCTCCTGGTACCAAACCCATGTACTTCACAGATAGAGTTCCCCCTCTGGTCCCTCAGCCAAATCAAAAGGAGCTGGAAAGGGGTTGAGAAGTCAGGAAGAATTAATAGTTACAAAAACAAACTCATTTATCAGGCAGAGACACCCATCGTGTCCTTCATACGAATTGGCcactctccctcctcttccaaGTCACAGATCCTGAATGCTCTGCTGAGCAAAAAGCATGACACATTTTTCCACCGACATTGCAAAGGCAGCACCAAGGACTGTTTGCTGATGAAAGGGGTTGTGGAAATCTACTGGTACTGTCCCCGTGGCAGTGACGATGACAGCTTTGACTGCTGTGTTGCTTTCTGCAACCTGCACGGAGATGCCAGGGATCACGAGGCACAACTACAGTTCTTACATGAGATATCTGCTGTGAATGTGGCTTTCATATCCGAGTCTGATCAGAGTGACAAGACAGGAATGAAGATTTTACGTGACCTGTGGCAGTCACAAAAGCCTTTGATTTGtcttttcactgaaaaagagAATGCTGCAGTTGGCCGATCGaaccaaaacataaaaataggcatcaagaacaaaaatgaagcagaattaATGGGTGAGCTGACAAAAACAATCAGGAATCTCCTGGAAGGGTCTAACGTGCTCTTCAGCCTGGATGCCTGCGTGGACAGAGCTCGCAATCATGGATTCTTAGTTGATGAGGATACAGATGCATGTGTGACagccaaagaaaatgcaaaagcacTGGTGAATCTTCTAAAGAGAGAGAAGTTGTTTGAGATCAAATCCCAGCTACTGCCTCTTCAAGGAAAACTGTGGTACATGTGGTGCAAAAAGGACAAAGAACTCACTCGCTTGCAGGAAAAGAGGAACAAGAGCATAGAGCATCATCGGAGCCAAATTGAATTAGAGAAGTCACAGATACGAAGAAAgcaacgagagcaagcattccCCCTCAACGAGCTGATGAAATCGGTCCTTACCTTTCTCCAGTCACAGCCAGCAGATACCAAGAAATACTTCCTGCAGTGGATGAAGGTCTTTATGGATGACCTGTCCTCCGATCACCTTGACGAACTGAAGAGAAAATATCATGAGCTGTGGTCTAAAATCCTGgcaataaagcaaagcaatgagaaaaacattctgaaaacTAAGCTGCTAAGAGAGTTAGATGCCCTCTCCAATGAAATCAACGATTCATCCATTGGCCTTGAGCATATTTTGAGAGAGGTGGGGCAGATTTACGAAGCTCTGGAATCAGTGAATTCAGAGGATAAATGTTTTGTCAGACTACCTGAAATTGCAGCCAATCTGATGATTTCAGGGTATCCCATCGAGCTGATGGATGGTGATGCTTCTTATGTGCCATTACGCTGGGTCGGAGCAATCTTTGACAGATTAATTGAGAAGCTAGGGGATAAACGAGTATTTGTTCTTTCAGTGCTTGGAATCCAGAGCACAGGGAAGTCAACCCTGTTGAATGCCATGTTTGGTCTTCAGTTTAATGTCAGTGCAGGCCGGTGCACCCGGGGTGCCTTTATGCAGCTAATTAAAGTGGATGAGAAGCTGCAACAAGACTTGGGCTTTGATTACATGCTGGTTGTTGACACAGAGGGACTTCGTGCCATAGAGATGGCCAATAAACAGTCCCTTAATCATGACAATGAGCTAGCCGCCTTTGTCATTGGCATCGGCAACATGACTCTGATCAATATCTTTGGAGAGAATCCTTCAGAAATGCAAGACGTCCTTCAGATTGCTGTGCAGGCTTTTCTGAGGATGAAGCAAGTAAAGCTTTCTCCAAGCTGCCTCTTTGTGCACCAAAATGTGGGAGAAATAACTGCCAAGGAACAGAACATGGAGGGACAAAGGCGTCTGCAGGAAAAGCTGGATGATATGACCATGACGGCTGCCCAGCAGGAGTTCTGTGACGTCTCCTGCTTCAGCGACGTCATCCACTTTGATGTGAATACCCACATTCATTACTTTGCTCACCTATGGGAAGGAAACCCCCCAATGGCACCACCCAACCCCACCTACAGCCAGAACGTTCAGGAATTAAAGTGCAAAATCCTCCAAGCTGCCAAGAAATCACAGGGCAGCATTTTGAACCTCTCGAGCTTGAACGTTCGCATTAGTGACCTCTGGAATGCATTGCTGAATGAAAACTTTGTTTTCAGCTTCAAGAATTCAGTGGAGATCGCTGCATACAAGCAACTGGAAACTGCATTCAGTCAGTGGACCTGGAAGCTGAGGAGTCACATTTTAGACTTGCAAATGAAACTGGAGAATAAAGTTCAGAACGGGGGCTTGCAGACAATCACCATAGAAGACCTCGAAAATCAAGTGCAAGAGACAAATGATGACATTATGAAACACATGGAAAagtatttcagtgaaaacaggGACTGTGAGATACTGATCCAGTGGCGAAACAGCACGGAAATGAAGCTGAAAGATCTAAAAGAATCTCTTcttaaagaaactaaaaagaaGTGTGAGAATCTCATTGAACTGAAGAGGAACCAGTGTAAACTGGATGAAAGGAAGTCAGAATATGAAAACAAGCTCTTGAAAAAGAGTAGGCAGTTGGCTCTCACTCTAAAAGGCCAGAGCCTAAGTGAGAGGGAACTCGGAGACCACTTCCTTTCTCTCTGGGCACACTGGGTCACTGAAGtctcctctgctgctccccCTTTGGAACAGGCTAACATTGACGTGGAAATAGAAGATGTCCTTCTAGACCGCTTTAAGGAGCCTAATCTACATACACGAATCAGGAcatttcccagcagcagagtatttccttttaatttagaGAAACATGTCACTAAGAAAAGATCTTGGAAATTCTTCGCTAAGAATATTGATGATGTTGATATGAACAATATACGCTACATCACAGACAACATCACGACGTGCGTGAAAGCAAACATTGacaagaaggaaatggagaaaagggATTACAGTCGAAGTTTTATTCATGAAATACTAAATGAAGTGGAGAAGGGTATGAACTGTGTCCCTAGCAGTGGAAATTATAGTCTTAATAAAGATTACAAGATAGATTTATCACTGTTTCTGTGTAAAATGGCATCAGAGAGGTTCAAAGCCATGCAGGCAGCATTCCGAAAAGCGAACGATCCAGCTGTCTACCTGGAGAGCAAGagagaagttttctttaaatgctttcaGATTTCCTGCCAAGGAGCTACTTCTATCACCATGTTTGCTAGTTTCCTATGTGACAAGATTGCCCCAGCTCTTCACGAGGTGGTCTACGAGAGGACGGCTCTTGCCATAGCTCAAGATATGAAGGGTAAAATCCCAGATTTCACTGGCAACAGATCCTCTCTGGAAGTTTGCATACTGAGATACCTGGCGGAAGAGGAAAACTTTGAGAAATTCAAGGAGTACCTTAGTTCTCCAGAaagtttttttaagaattacaTTAAGATGCGTGTGGAGATGTACTGTTTAGATAAGAACAGGAGGCTGGAGAAGTTTTTAGATGACTCCCTTACTCACTACTATGAGAACATCCAGTCCGCTGTTTTCACATCAACCAACGTCgtcaaagacagaaaagacagaaatgatAAAATCTCCCTTTGGCTGGATGAATTTTGCAACACACTTAAAGAGGTGCTACGCTTGCCCAGGAGTGAACTGAAGGGCATTGAGCATCAGGAGATAACAGACATAGAGTTCCTGAATAATGCCATGACAGAAGCACTGGCTCCTCTGAAGGATCGTCTCAAGGGCAAGTTTGCTGATGCTGATTTGAGCTCTTTTGCAACGCAGCCTCATACAATCCTGGCTGATCAGTTTGCAGGGTGCTGGGAGCAGTGTCCCTTTTGTGGGGCTGTTTGCACAAACACTATGCCGAAACACGATGGGCAGCATCAGGTTGTCTTCCATCGTCCACAAGTCTTGCAAAGGTACAAGTGGCATAAAACAGATAATCTGGTCATTGATATTTGTTCCAGCAGTGTTGCAAGTAACTGTTTGTTCAGAATTGGTGAAGATAAGTGGATCCCCTACAAGACATACTGGGAAGCGGGACCTCCTTATTCCACCTGGAACATTCTTGCAGATCCGTCCATGCAAGCGTACTGGAAATGGTTTGTGTCTCATTTCAGGACAGAGCTAGAAAAAAGGTACAATGGGAAATTTCATGGCAAAGGAGAGATCCCTGCTTCGTGGAACACAATTACAAAGCAGGAAGTACTTAAAGAACTGGAGAAGCCAGGTATGGCCAAGTTGATATGA